The genomic DNA GAATTGCTGGCTAGAACGCCCGCTTAAAACTTCTTGGCTTCGGCTTGTTGAGCATGCCGAGCGACGGTTTCCTGGAAGCGTTTCTTCCCCTTCTCGACGACCGCGCGAATCTGCCGAGTGCTCTCTTCGCTCTCTTTCCGCAGTTCGGTGATCATCGTCAGCGATTCGATCTGGAAGTCGCTGATCGCATCGACAAGCTTTTGTACCGATTCGGGATCGACAGTCGAACCGTAACCGGCCTTCAACGCCGCTCGCTCCAGTTCGCGACCGAGATCTGCGACGTCTTCGAGCCCCTTGTTGACGCCTTCTTTCATCGCTTCGGTCGCCTGCGTGACTTCGTGCAGTCCCTGTTGCGACGTATAAACCGTTCCGAGAATCGTGAAGACGTGCTCGTTGGTCGTGAAGAAGGTGACCGAGCGGCGGAAGACGCGATCCTTAACGTCGTGCGTCTGCTTCAACTTGGTGATCAACGTCTCGCCGACGTCGTAACCGATCGAAAGGTTTTCAGCGATATCCTTGAGCAGTTGGAACGTCCGATCCTCCTCCTCAAATTTTTGACGCGCTTCGTCGCGAGCCAGTTCTAGCCGCGAGCGGCTGCCTTCGTCTTCACCTTGGAATTCGTCGACCGCCGTTTGCGCTGCGGCCAACGATTCCTGCGCCGCCGCCAACGTAGGCCCATGTTTATCCAACAGTTCGCTCGCCAAGACCTCCGCCTCTTTAAGAGCGAAGCGGAAATCGATGTAGCCATCCATGATCGCTTCTTCGCGGCTGAGTTGATCCTTCGTATCGGTCGTCACATCGCGGTAGACGTCGATGATCTTATCGAACCGATCCGATGGCGTTCCGCGGCGAATCTTCATCCACCAGTTCTGCCACTTTTCCGTAAATCCGATCCGCCCATCATCCAGTTGGGCGATCAGCATCTTGCTGTCCTCGCGAACCGAATCGAACATCTGCGTGATTTCCAGATAGCGTTTTCCAACCTGGATGTTTTCGACGTTCTCGCGGACCAATTGGTTGAACGTGCTCATATGCTGAATGACTTCAGCGATCGCCAAAACGCGAGCCTCATCGACATGTTTGACGCTCTCGAGCAAATGGATCATCTCCTGCGGCGTGTCCTCCCGCTTCGACAATCCAAACTTGTCCAACACGTTCAACGCGCGATCGAGATACTTGTGCATCGAACCGCTTGTCGCAGTCGACGAGGTTTGGGCCTGCTGCGTTCCAGCAGGTGCTTGCGCTTGTTGATTTGCTTCGCTCATATCCGTTGTCTCAGAGAAGAATTCCGTAGTAATTAAAGTCAAACACGTGACGCGTGAAACGAAAGCCTAACACGCAAGACGCATTCGATCGCCTGCAGGCCGCAGTCCCGCAAGACGCAACAACTCAAGGTTAACATTTTCGGTCGCCGAAACAATCGAAGTTGCGTCGGCGCTGAACCAGCCAAGATCGAAAAAGTCGCGTCGGGTCGCACAATCGCGACAACCGACGCCGCTTTGCATCGCTTGTTAATAAGAGGTCAGCTTGGGTGCAAACGGTTCGATGATCTCGACTCGTGCCGGCATCGATCCCGACGAGAGGATCAGCCCATCGTCGCCCATGATCAGATCAAACGCCAAATGCACCTGGTCTTCGGTCAACAGACCCTGCGAAGCGTACAACCGCACTTCGGCCAGCGCGGCCAGCGGGTTCTCCGGTGGGCTCATGATCAACGAACCAACGCGGGCGTTAACCATCTCGGCAGTCAGCGACGGCAGCGGTTTGATCCGCAACTCTTCCATGCCTCCCTTAAACACGCCCGTCAGATCGTCGCGAACCAGCTCGCGGGGATCGAGTTCACGGCTATCGATCGCCTGAAAAACCGATTTGTTGTTGATCTTCTTCGACGCGCGACCGATCGGTTTCCCGGTCGCAACCGACATCCAACGGACCGACGATTCGTTGTAAACCCAGCCGTTGACTTCGTTCTTGTTAACCGAAACATCGATCTGCAAATAAGCATCCAGGCCGGCCTGCTTCGCTTTTTCCATCAACTCCTTCGGGCGATCGACACCTAAATAAATCAAACCGGGACGGACGCGGTCCGGGCCAGCGTCCAGTCCCATCGAATCAGCTAATCCGCCAGACGCCGCAGTTGCCGCGGCGGGATTGCCGGCTTGACCAGCAGGCTGCTCCGACGGCATCCCTTCCATCATCATCTCTTCCATTCCCGATCCTTCAGCGGCCGAAAGCATCTCCGGCGACATCGCGGATGCCATTTCGCCCGGAATTCCTTCGCTGCCCATGCCGCGCGCGGCCGGTTTCGTTTCCGTCGGCTCGACCTCCGCGATCGATGCAAAGACTTTGCCGAACTCGCCGTTGGAATAGTTCTCCGCAAACAACTCCATCGCGATCTCACCGACCAGTCCAACATGCTGTTCGATTTCGCCAGAGGGACCGCCGCTACTTTTGTTTGCCCCGCCGCCCATTCCTAGACCGGGTTCCATCGATCCCATGCCCATCTCTTCGGGCGCTGCGCTACCTCCGCCACCACCACCGGCTGCGTTGCGTCGCCGCGGCTCCTCCTTGGGCGCCTTCATCCCCTCGCGCACCGGATGCATATTGCCAGTGTGTTTGACCGCCGCGTTATTGATTCCGACTCCAAGACGCAGCCCCCAAGTCGGCCGCTTCGTTGCATCGGACCAACCGACCATCTCGTAGGAATTCGAAGATGCTGCGAGTTCGGGCTCGGCGACCAGATGCGCCAACAACAGATCGTAAGCCCGGTCCTCCATCCCAGCGGCAAAGGCAATCTTCGCCTGCGACAGATAATCGCTCGGCAGCGGCTCCGGTTCGGGTTCCGGTTCAGAATTTGCGCCTTCACCGGGACGTCGCCCCGCTTGCAATTCGCCTTCGACTCCCAGATAAGGCTCGCCCGCCATACTCTCCGCCATCGAGGAGTCTGGCATCGACGCAGCCATCTCCATCTCCATTTCGGGACTCATCGGAGCCAACATTCCGGGAGTCTCGGCGGCCATCGACATCTCTCGCTCCCGCTCCATCTCCGCCGACATCACCATCTCTTCGGACATCTCGCTCCCCGGCTCGCCACGCATTTCGCTCTCCATCCCCGTCGGTGCAGAGGACTCCTCCGACATCGCCGGTGCGGATTCAGCTGCCATCTCCGGGGATGGTTCTTCTGTCATCGCGGGGGCTGATTCAGCCGGTGCGGCTTCGGGAGCCATGGCGACTTCCGAACCCACCGGTTGGCCTGCCGTGGGACTTTCCGAAGAGCCACAGCCGCACGCTGTAAGAAGGGGGAGAGAGAGGAGCCAGCAGACAGCGGAATGCAAACGCATCATGGTTTCCTGAAGAAGAGTTATGACGTTGTGCGAAAATTGCGGAGCGGAAATCCGCTGGGTATCAGTATGCCGGTTTTCTACCAAAAAGTCGAGCAAATGCGGTGAAATGCGGCCACAGACCGACGATTTGCTTGCAATCCCACGCCGCTGCGCCCTTGCCAGTGGTGCCGGCAAATGCCTTTACCCGCTTTGGAATCAGAGGAATGCTCAAATTCAGGGAGAATCAAGGAACTAATTTGTCACCGGCCGGGTCTAAACGAGAACCACCTGACTACAATGGGGAAGCGGCCCGCCGGGTTATTGCGACTCTTCCCCTTGGGGGTGCCCAGGTAACGCAAAGCAAGACTCCAAATCTTTGCAAAACAGTCCCCTAAATTTGGCATACGCGTTATATTTGGAGTTCGGGCAGACGGCACAGGTCAACGTACATGCGAATAGCAATGTTTTTACGACAACGATCGAATCGGAAACCATCGCGTCGACAACGGCTTCAGCGACGCGTTCTTTCGCGCGGCTTTGAACAGCTCGACGCCCGCCGCGTTCTCGCCGCGATCACCGGCGTCGTCTATGCCGATCTCGATCTCTCCGGCGTTCAGGAGACTGGCGAAACCGGCCTCGAAGATCGGATCGTCTACATCGATCAGAACCACAACGATCGCCTGGACACGTCCGAGCCCTACCGCCGCACTAATTCTTCGGGGGCCTTTGAATTCCAAGACCTCAGCACCGCAACCGGACACACGTTGCGGATGTTCGACGGATCTGGAACCCAAAACATTACCAGCCCCGGCTCCGGGGACGTGCTTGTCGTTTTCGAATCGGACGAAAGCGTGGTCGACGTCAGCTTTGGCGTCGAGGTGATCGGGGAAAACGAAGCGCCAACGTCCGACCCCGTCGACTTCGAATCGAAGCAAGGGCTCTCGTTCCTGCTGATGTTCCCCAACGGTTTGGTCTGGAAATATGGCTCCGATGCCCCCAACCACACGTTTGTTGCGATCCAGACATCGGAATCGGAAAACGGCAACATCGCGATCGATCTGTCCGGCGGTGCTCGCTACACCGCGTTGGAAGATTTTGTTGGCCAAGATGTCGCAACCTACGTCCTGCACGATGGCCGCAATGCGTCGGATCCGCTGACGATGACCGTCGATGTGATCGCCAAAGACGCACCGTTGCAAGGTGTGGTCGTCGAAGGAGACCCGTTGTCCGAACACGCTCCCGAGGGGACGGAGATCGGCAACCTCAAGGTGCTCACTCCTGGCTTGCACGGGAACGTTCGCTTTGAAACCGACGACCCGCGAGTTCGGATCGAGGGGAATCTGTTGATCCTTGCCGATCCCGAGGCGATCAATTTTGAGTGGCAACCGGAACTGCGGGTCCCTATCCGGCTGATCGATCTCGAAACGAATGAAGAGATATCGCAACCCGAGGTGGTGATCCAGATCGCCGATGAAGACGATCCCGTCACGATGATCACCGGTCCCGAATACGGCGATACGACCGAATACGCGATGGGCACCGAGTTTGGGTTTGTCGTCGCCGAAGACGAAGATTCCTGGCAGATGCATGAATTCAATGTCGACGACAGCCGGTTCGAAGTCGACGGCAACATCCTGAAGCTGCGCGATGATGAATCGCTCTCTTATCCCGAAGATGACGGCTTGGTGATCAACGTCTCAGTCGACGACTCGGCCAGCGGCGGCGATCCCGTGTCGACATCGGTCACAATCACCGTCTACAACGTCAACGACCCGCCAACCGCAGTCAACGTCAGCGGCGAATTGCGAGAACGCACCTTCGGCGGACACGTCGGCCCCGTGACTGTCGTCGATCCCGATCCCAGCGACGGCTACATCTTTACGATCAGCGACTCGCGTTTCGAAGTCGTCGACGGAATCCTGAAGCTTCTGGACGACACCTCGGTCGTCTACAATCCCAGCTCCCCTTCGATTTCCTTGACGATCACCGCCACGGAAACGACCGACGCCCAGTATTCGGTCGATTCCGAAGTCACGATCTCGATCATCGAAAATCCCTCGCCGTGGCAGAACCTGCCCGAGAGTCTCGACGTCAATAACGACGGAGTGATCACGCCGCAGGACGTTCTGATCATCCTCAATTCGCTGAACGAAGGCGGCCCGCGTCCGTTAGGCGATCCTTTCGACGGCGGCAACTATATCGACGTCAACGGCGATGGTCTGCTGACGCCATTAGATGCCCTATTGGTGATCAACGAACTGAATTCAATCAGCAACCTGCGGACCACTCCCGGTGGCGGATTCCCGCCGATCGGTGAAGCGGAACAACAGCCGGGCGAGCCGTTACCGGTCGAAGGCGAAAAGATTGTCGTCTCGCCGAAGACCGTTCCCGAAGGCGAATCGCAACCGCACCGTAACTACTTTGCCAGCCCGGTAGCATCTCAACAACTGTTGGCTGACGATTCCTTCGGCGAGGATGAGGACTGGCTGGAACCGAGTCTCGACGACCTGTTCGTCTAACACGCCTATTCGCCATCACCGGTGGCATTTGCCTGAGTCCGCCGATCTCCATGGCGGCTTGAAATCCAGCGTCGCCCATCCTGGAACGCTCGCGGTTTAGCAACGAAACGTTACAGTCGCATCTGACAGCGGCTATTGTCCGTCGGCCGCAACTCGCTTGTCATGATCTAGCGATTGCCAACAGTACCAACTGGCGATCGACGCAAACGGACGCCACTTTGCAGCGATCGCATGCCCGGTCGAGTGATCGGGCAGATCATCCAAGCCGTAACGTTTCTTGATTGCAGATCGCACGCCGAGATCATCGTGTGGGTAGACATCCAATCTACCCAGCGAGAAGATCAGGAACATCTGGGCCGTCCACTTTCCGATCCCTTTGACGATCGTCAACTGGTCGATGATCTCCGCGTCGCTAAAGCGTCCGATTCGCTGTAGCTTCAACTCACCATCGACCACTTTGGTTGTCAGGTCCTGCAGGTACTTCCCCTTCTGCGCCGAGATTCCCGCCGTCCGCAGTTGGTCGACCGAAAACCGAGCCAGGTTGTCGGCGGTCAGTCCATCGGGGCCGACCAGTTCCTCCAACCGCATCCGAATCGAACGGGCCGCGCCAGTGGAGATTTGCTGCGAGATGATCGACCGGACAAGCATCCGAAATCGATCCTTCTCCTGCCGCATCGAACACGGCCCAACGTTTTCGATAATCTCAGCCATGATCGGATCGGCACCACGCAGATGCGCTATCGCGGCTTCGATCTGCAAACGTTTTGCCATCAAACGGTCGACCTGGCTGAGTAAGGAAAGGGACAAGCGGCGGCCTGGTATCTGGGTCACCAACGCATCGGTTAGCGATATTCCAGCTGCGCCGTCGCGGTGCAACCTTGGCTGCTGCGAAAGCGAACCCAATGGGCGCTAAAGCCTTCGGGAAACTCAAACTCAAGCGGCTGATCGGCTTTCAAATCGATCGTCTTGTAGATGTGCCAGCCGCTTTGGTGGTCGACATCGACCTCGATCGTAACCTGCGTGTCGGCATCAGCTTCCAACGTCAAAGTCTTGCGATCATAGCCCGTCATCAAATAGGGATCCGAAGCGGCGTTCGCGCTGACCGCTGTC from Rosistilla oblonga includes the following:
- a CDS encoding cell surface protein gives rise to the protein MSEANQQAQAPAGTQQAQTSSTATSGSMHKYLDRALNVLDKFGLSKREDTPQEMIHLLESVKHVDEARVLAIAEVIQHMSTFNQLVRENVENIQVGKRYLEITQMFDSVREDSKMLIAQLDDGRIGFTEKWQNWWMKIRRGTPSDRFDKIIDVYRDVTTDTKDQLSREEAIMDGYIDFRFALKEAEVLASELLDKHGPTLAAAQESLAAAQTAVDEFQGEDEGSRSRLELARDEARQKFEEEDRTFQLLKDIAENLSIGYDVGETLITKLKQTHDVKDRVFRRSVTFFTTNEHVFTILGTVYTSQQGLHEVTQATEAMKEGVNKGLEDVADLGRELERAALKAGYGSTVDPESVQKLVDAISDFQIESLTMITELRKESEESTRQIRAVVEKGKKRFQETVARHAQQAEAKKF
- a CDS encoding dockerin type I domain-containing protein; amino-acid sequence: MFLRQRSNRKPSRRQRLQRRVLSRGFEQLDARRVLAAITGVVYADLDLSGVQETGETGLEDRIVYIDQNHNDRLDTSEPYRRTNSSGAFEFQDLSTATGHTLRMFDGSGTQNITSPGSGDVLVVFESDESVVDVSFGVEVIGENEAPTSDPVDFESKQGLSFLLMFPNGLVWKYGSDAPNHTFVAIQTSESENGNIAIDLSGGARYTALEDFVGQDVATYVLHDGRNASDPLTMTVDVIAKDAPLQGVVVEGDPLSEHAPEGTEIGNLKVLTPGLHGNVRFETDDPRVRIEGNLLILADPEAINFEWQPELRVPIRLIDLETNEEISQPEVVIQIADEDDPVTMITGPEYGDTTEYAMGTEFGFVVAEDEDSWQMHEFNVDDSRFEVDGNILKLRDDESLSYPEDDGLVINVSVDDSASGGDPVSTSVTITVYNVNDPPTAVNVSGELRERTFGGHVGPVTVVDPDPSDGYIFTISDSRFEVVDGILKLLDDTSVVYNPSSPSISLTITATETTDAQYSVDSEVTISIIENPSPWQNLPESLDVNNDGVITPQDVLIILNSLNEGGPRPLGDPFDGGNYIDVNGDGLLTPLDALLVINELNSISNLRTTPGGGFPPIGEAEQQPGEPLPVEGEKIVVSPKTVPEGESQPHRNYFASPVASQQLLADDSFGEDEDWLEPSLDDLFV
- a CDS encoding DNA-3-methyladenine glycosylase family protein — protein: MSLSLLSQVDRLMAKRLQIEAAIAHLRGADPIMAEIIENVGPCSMRQEKDRFRMLVRSIISQQISTGAARSIRMRLEELVGPDGLTADNLARFSVDQLRTAGISAQKGKYLQDLTTKVVDGELKLQRIGRFSDAEIIDQLTIVKGIGKWTAQMFLIFSLGRLDVYPHDDLGVRSAIKKRYGLDDLPDHSTGHAIAAKWRPFASIASWYCWQSLDHDKRVAADGQ